CGAGAGCTCGTCAGACTCCGAGACCTCGTGCTGCTGTGCCACTGGGGTTGCCTGTTGGTCCAACGACCGGCAGACGGAGGACGAGAGCGACGAAACACCCATGCCCTTAACTCCGGCCTAGCCCGCCCTGTTGTTACAGGCCGGTATCAAAAGGAGGCGCGGCCAACTTCAGAGAGCGGTAGTGCTGCATGCAGGAGCCGCAATGCATGTCATTTCGCAGCGAATCCGCTCGGAGATCGGCGAATGCATCGGAAGCTTGGCTTCTCATAAACAGACGAAGGCCCATCACCCGAGTCAAGGACCGAGCTGGTACTTTGATGAGTACTAGAAGACGAACCGAAAAGCACTGCCACCGTTTGTTCGTCATGACCAATTGATCACGACGTGCGCCACCATTTTGCGTTGCGCAAGTCATCGATCAGCAGGTATACTGGTGGAACTTGCGATCGTGTGTTAGAGTATCCGTATGCGATAACGAAGGAGCTCACCGAGGGAgatccttttttttcttgggcCAAGATGATGCGTAATTAAGGCCGTTGTGGATGCTTTTGTTTACGGTCGCCGAGCCGAGGAGGCCCAATGACGAAGATCGACTGGCTCAATTTGTTGGCTGTCATTCACCGCAGCTTCGTGAAACTTGCCACCATGTACGGATTGCTTTGTACATACTTCGTAAATGTTGTGCTTCCTAGTATTTCGTAGCCCAACAGGGCTTGTTGACGCGCGTAGGGCCGTGCCGACTGACCCACCACATCCCTACGCTAGCGGCTGCTGGTGGGATATTTTGCAGAGAGCCGGGACAAGCTGTGGTGGAATCCATACACACCAGCCGTTCACCGAGGTGACTGAGGTCATTGAGCTCCAGAGCACCCAGGATTACGATGCTCTCCATTCCTGTTTTTCTGTAAACAAGGCCGCATTTTGGCCACCTACCTTGGCTCGCGATACCGAGCCTGCCGGGTGTTCCTCAGTGGAGTCTTGGGCGATCAGACTCAGCAGGCTATTTCCTGTCGTTAGCACAACAAGAAGATCCCCCGGTattgcatgtatgtacaaccAGAACCCGTATTTGTCGGAATGGTGGTTGAAGGTTCGCAAAGAATAGGGCAAGAACTCGGCATTCATCACGATGCAGGAAGTAGCTCGGGCGACTTCGAGAGTGTGGTGTTCTGGCTTCGAGAGTGGGGAAACGCAGGCAGCGTCAGCAATCCACCATTTCCCAAGGAAGTATGAAACACCATCGAAGAATACAAACGACGATGCTTGGTAGGTGCCCGTATGCGgtgccaaaaaaaaaaaaaaaaaaaaaaaaaaaaaaaagaaggtcGTGGTTCCAGATAGGTGGAGCATGGTTCTCCCTGCAGCTAGGGTCTAATCAGGAACTGAACTGAGTGAACCTTGACATCAATGAAAGACAGCAGTCGCTCCTGCCAGGGACCAAACGGCGTTCCCACTGCCTAAAACTGCAGGCCCCTTCAAGCCCAAATCGGCAGCAGGCGACCCTTTGAATACATACAAGTCTCCCATGAACCAACCAAGCAACAAAGCAAGCTCCAATGTGGGGCACGAAACAAGCTCCATCATCAATGTGCATCGCTGATCTCGCCTGTTCCCGCTTGATTCCGACTGCAACGCTGTGAAGGCAACAAGTGGCCATGTGAGACAAACCGCCCGGCCGAGCGATCAACCAATGGCGCCATTCCAACAGCATGTGCTAGCGTCATTGACGCCTGGAAGCTAAGCTTCAGAGGACACACTGCAGCCACGACTTGCCATTGCACCCGAATCAGCATCCCACCATTTCTGTGTGCGGTAGTTCATGTTCAACGACGCTCAAAGGTTCGATCTCCCATGGAGCAGCTCAAGATTGGTGTTTTGAATGATCCCAGAAATGTGGCATTTATTTAGTAGTACGTCCGTACCTTACGCGGCATCAGTTACGAAGCTGTTATCcgtacttaatagctttgcCTCAGTCTCTCAGAAATACCagatacctaggtacctatgTCCCCTAATTACAAAACGGCCAGCGCTGTCTCATCACCTTATCGAAGTACATAGGTACAGAGAGTCAATAGGAATATTAATAAGAAGCTTTTCCGATGCCCCAAACCTTGAACCCCAGTCCAATAAACTCAGCATGATCGACAACGTTGCGGCCGTCGAAAACCCAGCGCTGCCCTGCATCAAACCCGTAACTTCTACCCAGTCCACGGCTTCTGTGTCGTGGATCCTGGCTTGCCCGAGCCCGCATTGACTATGTGCAGTTGGCGAGGCATGGCGCTAGCGGTTTGAGTCTCCGCAAGAGATCACCCGAGGGAACAGCGATATTCTTCCAGGCCATTCATTCTATCTCGAGGATGCTCAACTCCCTCAGGCTACCGTCAGGACCTCGAGCCGCGAACACATGAGCACCACTCTTCGCGGTCTTGGCCGGCCTCGTTGGTCGATTGCCCAGACCGCGTCCGTGGAACTGTCTCCATGGTGTCAGAATGCAAGCGGCACTGGGCCCTCGAATGCACCATCTCCAGCCGGCAGAGATCTTCACCCTCTCCATCTGGACAGTGCTGAGGCCAATTCGCCGGACCTCTTCGAGAATGTCAGCCGCAGCGCAACCAGGGTCAAACACGGCGATCTCCTGCCGCATCTCGGATGCTAGATCCTTGATAACGTGAACGGCAATACTGTTCCGCGTGTCATTGGTTCCATCCTTGAAAGTGAAACCCAAGATCACAATCTTCTTTCCTCGTAGGGACCCGTTCAGCTCTCGCACGACACGGCGGGCAAAACGCTGGCGTTGATCCTCGTTGATCTTCAAAAGATCGCCAGCCAATATTCCGCAACGACATCGAGATGTAGCTCCTTCGCAAGGTATGCAAGGTTCCGGATATCTTTCTCGAAGCACGAGCCGCCGAACCCGACGCCTGCCTGCAAGAGTTTGGACCCCAGTCTCTCGTCCTTCCCAACAGCTGGGCTCACGTCATCCACGTCGGCGCCCAAGTTAATCTCCTTGCACATGACGCTCACCGCGTTGATGCTGCTGATGCGCTGGACGAGCATGGTATTTGCCACGAGCTCGGTGAGCTCGCTGCTGAAGGTGTTGGCAGTCACTCTCCGGCAAGCAGGCACCCACGCCGCATAGACATCCTTGAATACGGCGGCCACCTGTGTTCCGGCAAGAGTCTGAGCGCTGCCGATGAGGATCCATCTGCGTGGGGAGCAGCGCGGTGTACAGGAGGGCCCCGCTGGAGAAGGTCGGCGGGACAGCCGAGACTGGCTTCTCGGAGGATGTCCATGCCGGGTAGgcttgttcttttttttctttttcagATGCCAAGCATATATGCTACACACACATATAGGTGAGCAGAAAGAGTATTGAACATTGCTGACGAGAGCGAGCAAGTCCGGTGCCGTCGACCGTGGCTGGAAGGTCAAGTACGTCCCGCTGTGTTTGGCAACGGGCATCTGTCCAAATACTCCGCGCTCCTTTTTCTCGCAGCAGATGCGCTGGGCCCGTGGCAGCACCACTCTGTTTACCACCAAGAACTTTTGGACGTCGAACTTGACTGTCATGCAGAAGATATGATACCTCTGCGGTAAGCAGCTACCCCCAACTCACCGCTTTGCGTTGGAGAaggagagagaaagaaggaAATGGAGGTGTAATCAGTGTTAACGAAAAACCAGGGCTTTTGTACTACTCTGCTGTTTCGCTCGGCATCTTCGTCTCGCCCATCCCGAGGCATTCTCCTCTTGTTCTTCCGACCCTAGTGGTTCAAGTACTCCAACCTGGCCTTCGCCGTTCCGTCCATCATCCACAGCTCCCTGCTCTTTCGCTTCTGGACCAAGGCGAAATACGGCTTCGACGTGCAGCACGCCATGGTTGTGCAGTCGTACGCCTACCTGATGGCTATCAAGGACCGCCTGCTGGGCATCGAGCTGATGTGGGCCGCGTCCGGCGATAGAAAGGCCCACAAGGGCAACAAGTACTGCAACATGCGCATTCTGTGCTGGGTGTGGACCATCGTCACCCTCGGTGGCGTCATGGCAGCCGTTACCTACTACTGGCTGCTGAGTGGGTTTCCGTGGTACCAAACCATCCCTCTGCTTGTGCTCAACATGTACAACCTCTACATTGCCCACTACTTTCTCTTCTGTTCGTGGCGGTGGTAGTCCGGACGGCTCGATGCCGAGGCCGCAGCCGAGGAAACTCAAAGAGCAGGTGTGCAAATATCTACTAACAATGGCCAGGTCGAGACCAAGCACCCTAATGAATAGCAGCGGATGCATAATTACCACTTACAATTACTCTCTTTAATTCAAGTCGAATCTACAGGAGCAAAGGGCTGTTATCCTCGGCTGCGGGAATGTGGGTAATCTCAATGAGTTGACGTTTAAGAAGCCAATGCTGAGCTGAAGAAGCGAACGGGGTGCAATGACCACGTCAAACTCCCGCAAGGTTGCGAATCCGTGCAAGTATATTCTCCTCAGCTCCGCGATAATACTCATTGAAGCGAACATATGCATCCCAGGAGCGAGATGGGAGTGCCGGTACGTTCAGGCCGGCGGTGTGATGGTGGTATCCAGTTTCTTCGTGCTGTCCCCTGACGCTCCGACGGCGACCCCGTATCCGGGAGCACGGGGCTGGTCTCCAGGAAGCAGCGGGTCCGGGCTCTGCGGCTCCGAGCTCAGAGCCTCGGGGCTCTCGCTGTCACCGGGCGCCGCCCAGCGATGGGCCCTCCTATCCATGCGGCGCCTCCACGGCCGGTAGATGAGCACGGATCCCAAGCCGACCAGAAGGAAGAGGCCGCATATACAGCCACCGATGATGTCGTAGTGGTCGCCGATGGCGCCCACGCCTTCCCAGAAGCTCCCTTCGGGCTCCGCGACGTTCTCGACCAGGGACAGGACCTGGATGATGCCGATGAAAGCGGCAACAAAGACGGTGATGCCGGTCAGGACGATGGAATAGTACAGGATGGCAACCACGTCCCGGGAGAACACTTTAGACGTGTACAGGGCCATCATGAGGGCCCCGTCGGTCGTGTCCAGTAGACACATGCCCGCTACAGTAATGTTTCAAGCATCAATCAATATTGTCCGCGTGTAcaagagaaagaaagaaagaaaagaataaGGGAGGTTGGGGTGAAGAGAGCGTCCACTCACCGGTAAATAACGCCGGAAAGATGAGTATCACCCAGATGCTCGTCCCCTGCGCTGCCTGGATGCTCGCGATCCCGAGGATCGCGATCTCGGAGCTGGTGTCGAAGCCGAGCCCGAAGAGGATGCCCAGCGGCAGCATCTTCCACGGCCGGTCGACCATCTTGAACACCTTCCGAAAGACGTTCGCCAGGAAACCCGGGCCCTCCAGCTGCAGCGGTTGCTGCTGCGTCCCGGTTCCGGTAGCGGCGACGTCCACCGCCGCGttgctctcctcctcctccccttcttCGAGGCCACCGCCTCCTCCAACACCCCGGTCCGCAGACGCGGccctctgctgctgctgctccaggACGGCCCTCAGGCGGCGGACGAGGCGCCAGAGGACCCAGCCGTTGCCGGCgcagagcagcagcaggaaggCGGCGGAGACGCTGGTGCCGATGATGCCGCCGACGCGCTGGAAGTCGGAGAAGCGGTCGCGCAGGgcgccggcggtggcggcgacggcgacgcaggtgacgacgacgacggtcgAGTGGCCGAGGCTGAAGAAGgtgccgacggcgacgggtCGCTGGCCCGAGGCGATCAGGCGCCGCGTCATGAGGTCGATGGCGGAGATGTCTGTCAAGCAAATGTGATTGGTTTGTTTCCTCCCCTcctggcggcggccgccaggCAGGGGAGAGTGAGGATGCGTTAGTTAGTCTTCTTCGTATTACTCTCCATTTTTTCCTCTGTTCATTCATTCTTGTTGCGGTTTTCTCTTTTTGGCTTTCAAAGAACAGCGAAGAGACTGTGTTCTCCGACGGCATAGCAAAGCAAAGCCAATGGACTGAACGACAAGGAGATACGCAAAAGGCAACATACGGTCTGCATCTAGGGCATGGCGGAGGCCGAGGGTGCTGTTTTATTAGTGTGTTAGTGAGATGTATAGTAGAGGTACGGGACTTGGTTACGAATTGCCTCTTCCGGCAATCGACAAGGGCTTGCGGGGAGGGGAAAAGGTGGGAGGGGTTTCGTGTGTGTTCTTCTGTGTAATGCCACGGTTTGAGGAAATCCAAATTGCCGACGACGTACTAGGAGAGTACTGCGGGCGAGATGAGCTCTGGGTTGTAATCTGTGCAGTGTCAGTTAATGAAAATTGCGGTTCTCGATCAGGACCGTGTCGAGGGCGTGCACATACGCAGGACTATTCCGGCGGCGACCCAGACCAGCCCATTAACGAAGATGAGCAGGCCGATGAGTTGGAGAGCGGGTGCGGGGATGGCTCTGAGGTATCCCGGCCGGCGCAATTGTGACGCCCATCTGGGACGCGAGAAGTGGACTCCGATAGGCATAGGGATGTTGGTGTTGGGAGGCTTAGCCGACGGCGATATTCCGGCGCGCGCTGgagatgcccctccttctttGACTTCCCCAGTTTGTTCGTGATTTTGAAAGGAAGGAACAAGAAATTTATAGAAGTGCGTGAAAGGTCAAAAAAACCTACTCAGAAATTTCTATCTCTTGACAAGATGGCAGGTTGGAGGGGAAGAGTCGAACTGGGTGACTTCATTTCAGATTCAGTGTACGGCAGGAGGGTTCAGGTTGGTTATGCCGACCTCGCATGAGCCCCTCAATGCCTTATCTTTGCGGGCGTTGTAGAGAACCTTAACGGCCTTTCTTGGCGTGGCGTGCATTGCTGTTGCGCTGAGATAAGCTTATCAGTTGACCTTCAAACCTTAGCTTATCTAAGTGTTTTATTGATAAGTTGTTCTGTTAATAGGGGGGTCTAACTTATGCCGAGACCGTACAACAGGCTAATAGACCaatatatattactaaagacATGAACTCCTCTAAGACTCCTAGGAGGCGGGGTAGTGAGGTTATAtgtctatatatatatatacatatatacatacctatatatatagcttagGTAATTAACCTTATATAGAATGGtctataggtatatatatatatatatgtacagGACGTAAGATATCTACGCAGGTCCGGATTAGTGGGATCAGTATGACTATTTCGGCCCACCCGCCTGTTTGGCAATAACAGTTCCTCAGACAAAACAAAGCCCTGCCCGTTATTGCGCGTGGGCGAAGATTAAGTCGCAATGGCGGCGCAGCAGCAGTATCGCTGTTCTCCACTTATCACCTTCCAGTTGTAGGCCCTCTTAGCTGCTGTTGGTTTGTGTCCCCTATGCAGCTGTTGGTTCTTGGTTGTTTTTTTGCTCGCGGCTGTGGCCTAGGACCGGTGATCTTACATTGTTCAGCGGCCCTTGAATGCTGTGCACGAATCATCCTGAATGGTCACTTGTCGAACTACAGCCATGCTGGTGGGGGATTCTGCCTGCGTGAGACTCCACCGTCAACAGTCGTGTTCGCATTATCGTTTTGTTTCTCGCCCAGACCTCTTGCAACCTGCCGCAATCACGTGTCCTCAACAATCCACAACACCTGCAATTTCCTCTCCTCCGGCTCCCCCAGCTTTCGGCAGATTATCCTTTTGCACTCCCTCATCGTCCTGGGACTCGGGCGCCGCGTATAGCTCGTATTTCAGAAACGCATCAGCCGCCTTTGGGTCGTCCTCCCACCTGCGCCAGTCATAAGCCGTCGGGTCGATCCCGTAGTAGCCGAGCGGGTCGCCGTCCGGGACGCCGTAATGGGCTTCCAGTGTAGTTGGTCCATCATATCCTGGATCTCCCCAGTCCCACCTCTCTCCCATTCCGAAGTGGACAATGGACACGTGAAGATTCAGAGCGTCATTATGCCTCTGCCTCAGCAATTCTACGCGGTCAATGGCTTCAAAGCACGGACTGGGCATCGTCCAGGACCGGCTGAAGTCGATGAGTTTCCCGCTGGCCATGTAATTCCTGGGGCCAATGTCGCGCACGAGAATGCCCAACTTGTGGAGGTCTTCCAGGTCCCGCCAATGGTCGTGTAGCCTCGACGGGACGAACGGCGTGTAGTCCGTCACTAGCTCTTTGACGATGGCGCGAACAGGTAGATGACGGTGAACCTCCCACCGCCCCCAGAAGTTGCAGCCGTCGAGGACGGTCTCGGTATTGGCTGGGACATGCGGAAGAATATCCGTTCCACTAGCCACCTCGGCGACTTCGGCCTCCTGCTGGGGTGTAAGGAGGAGGTAGCCGTATGCGCGAACCGCGAGATCTTCACGGCCTTCCTGCTTCAGACGCCCGTAGACGCGGCACTCGCAGTTGAAAGGATCGAGGAAGTCGATGTAATGGAGCGGTGAGGAAAGGCGACGGGTGAGGTATCGGCCTGTAGTACTCCCGAGATACCTAGGCAAGGCGAAAGGAAACTGACATGCGGGTAATTCCATTTTTAGGTCAATTTGGTTGGCGCGTTAATTATGGTGCGCGTGTTTGTTTAAACGCGCGTCACAAGCTGCCGGAGGAGCTACATACCATTTTTAGGACATAGTACGGGTCCAATCCGTTGATTTTGACCTTCCACACTCTGGAATCAACATCGCTGTCGGGGTTTCCAAGTTCCTCGATAAATTCAATATCGGCGTGCGCTGTAGCGGTGAAGGGGGCAAGCTTCGGGCCCGGGACCTGTGGAAGAGGCTTCGGGGGATTGGGAAGGCTTGCGACGGACGCCATGGCATGCGCGGTGCGCTCGTCTAAGTGTGCGTATTGGAAATGAAGAAATTAAGGAAATGAAGAAAGAATTCAGCGGGGACGAGTTTGTTTGGAGTGAGGTAATGAGGCCGGTAATTCGATGACTGTTGTCAAAAGCGCTAGAGCTTCTAAAGTACTAAGCACGTGCTAGCCATAGCATATAACACGCTTATAAACACTTTAGCTATTTCCTTTATCTAAATATCACTTGCTTTTTTCTCCTTTGTAGACAGTTTAATAAGGTACCTTTTAGACCTTTAAACCATGTAATTTACTATAAAGTATTtttaaatgcttacttaagCTTATTATCATCTTTAATAGGAATaaatataataatactaaattcatataggttagtactatTTTAAGAACCCTAAGTTAGAATTAGTATACTAGTATTGACTTTAGTAAGTACTAGCCTAGTATTAGTACTAGACTAATTCCAAACCCTGCGTTAGCAGGTGGCTGCCTAGCAAGCACCAACCGAGCCCCCGGTGTCTCAGAGACTTTGTAAAGCTCATGGGCCACCGAGTGCCTAAGATATCGAACGGCAACCCTCGACAGGTACACTTGACAACCGTCGTCAAGGTGATCGAATTCGGCAGCTACCCCGACCCGAGATCGGTCCTCTCCACACTAGAAGCATCCATGAAGTGGTTCTGGCAACAGTGGCAAGACTCACACCAAGGCGGCGAGATCTCCAAGTAAATATGGCAACTTTCCCGACCCCGAATGGACCCTGGATCACCTGGATGCCATGAAGTGTGGATGGGTGTGCAAGAATCCACAGTGGGTCATTCGGGTACTGAAGGACGGCAACGACACGATATTGAGCTACGGACCGAGTCTCGACTATGAAGAAGGCAATTCTCTGCAGGACCTCTGATTACAGCTTGGGCGAGTTGGACAAGGAGGGCAGAGAAGCTAACCCGAATTACGTATCTCTATTTGAACACAGACGAGCCGGATTCTGGATCACATGTGGTGCGCCAACGATCCGCTGCAGGCCAACCTAGCCCAGCAAAGCGACTGGCGCGTTTTCAAGCAGCAGATGCGAGCGAGCTGGTCCCCGCCCCTGCTCAGGATGATGCTCCTCTTCGCGGCCATGATCACCTGTTGCATCCCCTTGTCTGCCGCTGGGTGGGTGAACCGACTGTTCGTGCCCGTCCGTGTCGTATAATATGGAGAGGCGCTCGTCGCCATCGGCCTGCTCGCAAAGACGGCACGACAGGAGGAGTCGGCTCGCGGCCAACCTCGACTGATATTCAGCGTCGGCCAGCATCTGCCGGCGGGAGGGACCCAAGGTCTGTCGTTCGGTGAGAGGACAGATGAGGAGTCTGTAATGACCACTAGTGTTCTGTAATTATGCTGGATTCAGCCGTGTCGCCGACGGAAACAAGGCTGATGTCTTGGCCGCACCACTGTCCAGAGTGCGCGAGCGGCCTCGGCCATCCCAGGTTGCAGATGCCGCTGACGCGTGGTGTGGTCGTGATGAGGAACGAGATGGGCTTAGTCGGAGAGTGTGGGCCGAGTGTTGAACCACCAAGTAATGCAACTAGCCAGGTCAGCGGTCGAAGCTGCGATTATTCGTATACactagtatgtacatacagtgcCTGAGTTGGGTTCAGTCGGGAACGTGTGAGGCAGGACGGAACGGCGGACTTTTGGTGGTCTACATGGCAGTGGAGGAGGGTTGTAGGAGGGATCCGATCCTAGGGCCGGGTTGTTGTGTAGTTTTGTTGTTGCGATTCCCGGCGTTTCTTGTAGACGGGTTGGAGTTCAATTGGGTGTTTGAAATTTTGGGTATTTAATTACAGGTTTCTTGGTTAAAACACGGATAGAGTTTGACTTGGACTCGAGAAGCCCACCCTACTCAAGTACATACGAGTTCAGGGGATCTATGGTCGAGATGCCCATAAATTCTTCTTTTCATCTGACATTCTGCACTTATAGCAGGTGTGACCTACGGTACACAGCTGTGCTTCAGGTGGAATCGTAATGGAAGGTCCTCGAGGCATCATCAACTTCAATCTCGCTGGCTTATTACTCAACCAGGATCCCCCTCTGATACCTTGTTTCCTTGTTACGTTCCTGGTCTCTCGGCAAGATGCTATCTCAGCTAAGCTGTAGTAGGGTTAACCGGACCTCCTTGCCTGGTTGTCAGCGAACAAGTGAAAGGGAGGTGCCGAACCTGAGCCTGCAATTCGTGGATTTTGGGGGGCCCACCCGCGACCCCTTAATAACCCGGGAAACCGGGAACGGGAGCCAAGCTCAGCTTCCGAGATGCCAAGTCGGTTTTAGTCTGAGCGGCGGGGGGTAACATTTCTCGGCGAACGGCCCGTGATGGAGGGGGAGCAAGCGGGAAGTCGGCAAGTCTGAAGAGGGTGACGGAGGGAaacagaagaagaggagcagGGGACACCAAAAATAACGCGAGAGAGGAACCGGGGAAAATTCACAAGATAAATAGGAAGCCTGCTTATAAAGATGGGTCGTCTAATAGAAATGGTCTCCATCCAGAATCTGTTTCCCAGAGTCGCGGTCAGACAGTCGAACCAGAAGGTAATAATTATTACAAAGACACAACACGATGGGGCAGAAGACTCTCCAGGggctggtggcggcggcggcactgGCAGCCTCGGTGGCGAACGCGCAGCAACCGGGCACCTTCACGCCCGAGGTGCATCCGACGCTGCCGACGTGGAAGTGCACGACGAGCGGCGGGTGCGTCCAGCAGGACACGTCGGTGGTGCTCGACTGGAACTACCGCTGGTTCCACACCGAGGACGGTAGCAAGTCGTGCATCACCTCTAGCGGCGTCGACCGGACCCTGTGCCCGGACGAGGCGACGTGCGCCAAGAACTGCTTCGTCGAGGGCGTCAACTACACGAGCAGCGGGGTCGAGACGTCCGGCAGCTCCCTCACCCTCCGCCAGTTCTTCAAGGGCTCCGACGGCGCCATCAACAGCGTCTCCCCGCGCGTCTACCTGCTCGGGGGAGACGGCAACTATGTCGTGCTCAAGCTCCTCGGCCAGGAGCTGAGCTTCGACGTGGACGTATCGTCGCTCCCGTGCGGCGAGAACGCGGCCCTGTACCTGTCCGAGATGGACGCGACGGGAGGACGGAACGAGTACAACACGGGCGGGGCCGAGTACGGGTCGGGCTACTGTGACGCCCAGTGCCCCGTGCAGAACTGGAACAACGGGACGCTCAACACGGGCCGGGTGGGCTCGTGCTGCAACGAGATGGACATCCTCGAGGCCAACTCCAAGGCCGAGGCCTTCACGCCGCACCCCTGCATCGGCAACTCGTGCGACAAGAGCGGGTGCGGCTTCAACGCGTACGCGCGCGGTTACCACAACTACTGGGCCCCCGGCGGCACGCTCGACACGTCCCGGCCTTTCACCATGATCACCCGCTTCGTCACCGACGACGGCACCACCTCGGGCAAGCTCGCCCGCATCGAGCGCGTCTACGTCCAGGACGGCAAGAAGGTGCCCAGCGCGGCGCCCGGGGGGGACGTCATCACGGCCGACGGGTGCACCTCCGCGCAGCCCTACGGCGGCCTTTCCGGCATGGGCGACGCCCTCGGCCGCGGCATGGTCCTGGCCCTGAGCATCTGGAACGACGCGTCCGGGTACATGAACTGGCTCGACGCCGGCAGCAACGGCCCCTG
This DNA window, taken from Thermothelomyces thermophilus ATCC 42464 chromosome 3, complete sequence, encodes the following:
- a CDS encoding glycoside hydrolase family 7 protein (CAZy_ID 267934), which translates into the protein MGQKTLQGLVAAAALAASVANAQQPGTFTPEVHPTLPTWKCTTSGGCVQQDTSVVLDWNYRWFHTEDGSKSCITSSGVDRTLCPDEATCAKNCFVEGVNYTSSGVETSGSSLTLRQFFKGSDGAINSVSPRVYLLGGDGNYVVLKLLGQELSFDVDVSSLPCGENAALYLSEMDATGGRNEYNTGGAEYGSGYCDAQCPVQNWNNGTLNTGRVGSCCNEMDILEANSKAEAFTPHPCIGNSCDKSGCGFNAYARGYHNYWAPGGTLDTSRPFTMITRFVTDDGTTSGKLARIERVYVQDGKKVPSAAPGGDVITADGCTSAQPYGGLSGMGDALGRGMVLALSIWNDASGYMNWLDAGSNGPCSDTEGNPSNILANHPDAHVVLSNIRWGDIGSTVDTGDGDNNGGGPNPSSTTTATATTTSSGPAEPTQTHYGQCGGKGWTGPTRCETPYTCKYQNDWYSQCL